From Acetonema longum DSM 6540:
CTATTTGCATAATAATTTACAGGATTTCTAAGTACAGCTTTCTTGCATCCTCTGCCGTTACAAGACGCATATTATTGACCAGCAAGCGTTGCACTTGCATGCCGGCCTCTACTAAGCCATCCAAATCCTCGGGCGGAACGCCGAATTCCTTTAAGCTAGTTGGAATTTCCAAATGACGTACGATTCGCTCAAGTTGCTCAATCATCCATTCTGCCTTTTCATTCGTTGTTTGGCAGATATTCTCGGTGTCATGGCAGCAGCGATCATAGGCCTTGGCAAAACGATCCTGGCAGACAGGTGCATTGAAACGCATAACCGGTGCCAGCAAGATAGCATTGGAAACTCCGTGGGCAATGTGATACTTGCCGCCCAAAGGATAGCTCAGGGCGTGAACAGCTGTGGTACCGGAAGCTGTGATGGCAATTCCCGCATAGAATGCAGCAATCTGCATCTTGCTCTTAGCTTCCATCGCCTCCGGATCATCACAGGCAGGGATAATATTGTTCAAAATCAGATCCAGCGCTTCCATTGCAAAGGTATCTGAGAATGGATTGGCCTTTTTACTGGTGTAGCACTCAATAGCGTGAGCTAAGGCATCCACGCCGGTAGCGGCAGCAATCTGTCTGGGTAAATTTTTAATCATTCGGGCATCTAAAATCACATAATTGGCAATCATATTTTCGTTGACTATGCCAACTTTCAGCTCTTTTTCCGGAACTGCGACAATGGCATTGGGAGTTACCTCCGCACCGGTGCCGGCGGTGGTGGGAATCAGAATTGTTGGAACACACTTTTTGGCAAGCCCCGGCTCAGCCAGTAGTTCCCTTACGCCGTATTCACCGGTTACAAGCACGCTGGCCAGCTTGGCAGCATCCAAAACACTGCCGCCGCCGCAGGCAATAATCATATCCGCGCCGCTTTCTTTGAACCTGTCAACAATATTCTGCACCGCTGTGTATGATGGCTCTGGCGGAATCTCGTCCAGCACATAGTAATCTGCTCCCGCAGCCTTTACTGCAGCTTCCGGCAGATCAAACAAGCCGGAGGCATGTATTCCCTTGTCGGTAAACATGGCTACACGCTTAATTTGATTATTCTTTAAGATTGCAGTGATATTGTCTATTGAGTTTTCGCCGCCGTAGACGGCATGGGGCATTTTTAAATTATATACAGTCTGCATCTGACATCACTCCTATCGGTAAAAAATTGCATAAAAATACATTTAATATTCACAATTTTTTTCATTTTCCCCGCCGATTCCCCCTGCTCTCTTAGCGACTCTGGGCAGCTGTTGGGTTATAGAGTCCCACCCGTTCCCGCTTTTCCCCCAGCACGTCCTGCTCGGTGAAGCGAACATATTTCACTCCGGCGCGAGTGTGGGATGCATAAGCCAGATGCAGCGCTCCGTCGACGGACTGCATCAGATAGGGGTACTCGTACTGCCGATTGTTGGTCTTGTTTTCATCACCTATGAAACCCTCGCCCCGCTCCATCCAGCGGACAATGGGGAAGGTCAGACCGCCATCCTCAGACAGGGCCACCGCCACCGGGCAGCGCAGGCCAGGCCAGGCAGCCTTGCCGGACTGGGGATTTGGCGTGCAGGTGGGGTTGTAGGCAATGGCGATACGCCCGCTCTGCAGCCGCAGTGCGCTGATGCTGGAGTTGTTATTGGGCAGCGGGGTCGGCGCCGGCTTGCTCCAGGTCTCGCCCCAGTCAAAGGACTCGCTGCGGTGGATGCGGTGAGCCTCGCGGTTGCGCATAAAGGCAACCAGATGGCCGTTTTCCAGCTCTACTACATTGGGGTGAACATGCCCATTACTCTTCGGCATCATGACCATCCGCCAGGTCTTGCCCTCGTCATCCGAGATGCGAAAGACGCTGGGATCGTCGGACAGACCATCCTTCGAATCGGTGCACAGCCAGTTGCCAAAGATCCAGCGCCCGTTGGACAGGATCTGGATCGGCTGACGGCAGAAGGTGCCCTCCTCCGGGAAAACCGTCTCATAGGGCCCCCAGGTCTTGCCGCCGTCGGTACTCTTTTGGCAGCGAACCATAGCGGTGTACTGCATGTTGTCCTTGCCCTCCTGACGGTCTAGCTGGGCGGTGTACATGGCCCAGACGGCATGATCGGGGCCGTAGAAGAGGGAGGGGTTCTGCTCGCTGCGGGTGGAGTCGCCGGAGATATCGACGGTTGGCAGCCAGGCTGGGCTATTCTTAGGCAGGATAGAGCAGATGATGTGGATGTCGGCGCTGCCTTCATAGGTGCCGGCGAACCAGCAGCACAGCAGGTCGCCGTTGGGCAGTTCCAGCATTGCCGGGGCATGGGCGGTTGGGTATCCGCCGGTGGGCAGCAGCGCCTCCAGAGTTCCCATGTCACTATTGTGGTAGATGGTGCCGTCCCAGGTCAGACCAGGTAGCTTTGCATATTGCATGTTATTGTCCTCCTCATTTAAAAATTGGGGGGTTCCTGTTTTGTAGTGCCAGAGATTTTGCGTGCCAGATCTATCAGCAGCGTCTCCTGCCCGAAGCCACCGGACTTAGAGATCACATACCTGCTACAGTCTTTATAAATAAACCGGGACAGGACGACGCCCTTCTCCAGCTCGCACACCGGCTCCAGCTCCTTGACACCCACGCACTCCATGCACTGCAGAAGGGTGTCGCCTCCGGTGATCAGCAGCGTCCCTAAGGCGAAGCTGGTAAAGAGGGCGCTCACAAGGTAGCCAATGGACCGGACCACCCCCAGGCGGACGCCTTCGGCCTGGATGCCCCGGGCGGAGGCGTAGGACTCGGTCAGTGCGTTGTCCCCCACGTCGTTTGCGTCAATAATGCACAGGGAATTCTCCCCCAGACGGCGGTGAATGTCCTGAAATTCCCACTGGCCCCGGGGGCTCTGCCAGTGGTCAGCCTCCAGCTTTTGCTCCGGCGTCAGGTGGATGCGGGTAAAGCCGGCCTTCTCTGCCACTCTTAACTGGCTCATGGTAATGGGGTTCACGCTGCCGCAGACCACCAGCAAACGAGGATGCAACTCTGGCGGCTGCCGCGGCGCGTCCGCTGCGATGCCCAGAAGCTCCGGCAGCACTGTGCCAAATCCGGCACAGCCTGCCATGATGTGCAGCCCACCATTGTTCACCAGCTGTCTGCCGGTGGACAGCAAGTCCGCGGGACTATCCGCATCAAACACCAGAATGCCTTCCGCCTCCGGCACGGGGTCGCCGGAGGTCAGCGCAGGAAAGCTGTGGGCCGGCACACAGCTTTGCTCCGTGATGAGCTCCGTGACCACGGAGTGGCGCACCGGCTCAAAGGGATCTGCGCCAAACGGGCTCTCTGTCACCGGCACGCCATCCACAAGGTGGATGCCACCCACCGTAACGCGGCCCATCTGGGGGAAGGCGGGCAGGAAAGGAAGCTGCCACCGTCCGCTGGCCCGCAGCAGGGCTGTCAGCTCCGCGCCGATATTGCCCCGCAGAGCAGAGTCCGTTTTCTTATAGATGTAGGGGACGCCGGCTTGCTCTGCCTGCACTGTCAGCTGTGCTACTATGTCGTAGGCCTGCCGGGCGGGCAGATGGCGGGTCTCCGTGTCCACCACCAAGACCTCTGCCTGCGCGGCGGCGAAATCCACATCCGGGCCGACGACCACACGGGTACGAACGCCGTGGGCGGCAAACTGTGCGCCAGTGTCTAACGCACCGGTAAAGTCATCCGCGATCATTAAAAGAAGGATCATACAAAATTCTCCTGTCTCTTCAGTTTATCGTCTCCTCCAAGGGGGCTTTGTTCTATTTATAGCAGGTTTCTGTCCCGGCGGCAGCGGCAAAAATCTAAAAATATGTCCTAATTTGAAACAAATCAAGAAAATTTTAAAAATCAGGCAAATAGTGTTTCATTTGTGAACGTTCATGCGGTGCCTTTCTGTAAAAAATGTAGTATAATAACCGCAATTAGGCGATCATTACAGCGTTTTTGCGCCACTGGCTCGCTGTTTGCTGCTTCGCAGGCTCGGTAACCGGCGCTTGATGGGCAATGATACAAGGATTTTGCACCGTATTTTGCTTCCGTCCGGCGGGCGTGGCCGCAGAATAGGGCCATCAACGGCAGAAAGGACTGAGGGATGTTATGACCGATTCTTCTATCCATATTCTGGGTATTGCCCCTTATAAGGGGATGCAGAACTCTATGGAGCGTGTGGCAGAGGCTTACTCCAATATACAATTGGATGCATATACCGGCGATCTGGAGGAGGGCGTAGCCATCGTGCGCAGCGCTCCGCCCAATACCTATGACTGTATCATCTCCCGGGGCTGCACCGCAGAGCTGATCCGGACAGTAACGGACATTCCGGTGGTGGAGATCCAGCTGTCGGTTTACGACGTGCTACGGGCAATCAAGCTGGCGGAGAATTACTCGAATCTCTATGCCATCGTGGGGTTCCCCAGCATTACGAAGCCGGCCCATACCCTGTGTGATCTGCTACGCTATAAATTGGACATCCTGACAGTCCGCAGCGCCGACGAGGTGGCACACACACTGGAGCGACTGAAACAGAGGGGCTACCGCATGGTAGTCTGCGATATGGTCACCCATACCATCGCCCGGCAGATGGAGCTGGACGCATTCCTCATCATCTCCGGCGTGGAGAGCCTTCACGCCGCCATCGACCAAGCGCTGATGCTCAGCGCCCGGTTCCGCCGCCTGCGGCAGGAGAACCTCTTCCTGCGCAGCATCACCCAGGAGGAGAATGGCCGTATAGTGGTGCTGGATAGGGATGGAGAGCTGTTCCACTTTACGCCCACCGAGCCGCCGGCTGAGCTGGCGGCCACATTGCAGTCTAAGATTCGCGAGATCCCTGCAAACGGTACTCTGAAGTTTTATCGCAGCGATCGGGGCCTGCTCTATACCGTCACCGCTCAGATCCTCACCATGGATTTGGCCCACTACTATCTCTTTTATTGTCTGCCTTCACGCATCCCCTTGTACTCACACAGGTCCGGCCTGCGGTTCTTGAATAAGAGCGAGTGTGAGCACCTCTTTATGAACAGCTTTTACAACATCAGCGGCGCCATGGGAGAGCTGGACGCGACAATACCGGCCGTTGCCGCCACTCGTCAACCAGTGATGATTATCGGCGAAACTGGAACCGGCAAGGAGCAAATCGCCCGGTTCCTTTATCTGCGCAGCCCGCTGTCCACCAAGCCCTTTGTCGTTGTAAACTGCGTTCTGATGAGCGACAAGGGCTGGGATTTTCTGCTTAATCACTACAACTCCCCTCTGAACGGCACCGGCAACACGGTATACTTTCAGAATTTTGAGGTATTCCCCGAAAACCGGCGACTGGAGCTGCTCTCCGTTATTTTGGAGACCGGTCTGGCCAACCGGGTGCGCCTACTGTTCTCTTGCGCCTGCAAGGCCGGCGACCCCGGGCCGGAGGTGCTGCGAATGTTCAGCACCCGGCTGGGTTGCCTGACTCTGAACCTGCCCCCCCTGCGTAGCCGTTCCGATGAGATTCCCTCTTTGGCCAGCCTATATCTGGCCAGCCTGAACTTGGAGATAGGCAAGCAAATTGCCGGTTTTGAACCCCACGCCATCGAGCAGCTGCGCCAGTATGAGTGGCCCAACAATTATACCCAGTTTAAGCATGTGCTCCAGACGCTGGCCACCTTGACCACTTCCACTTATATCCGCAGCAGCGTTGTGGCGGAACTCCTTGCCAAAGAGCGAGCGTTGGTCCGCAACGCGGCCCCTATCCCCGCCGTCCTTGACACCCAGCGCACCTTGGAGCAAATCACAAGCGATATCATCTTTCAAATCGTGGCGGCCCACGGCGGCAACCGGGCGGCTGCTGCCCGACAACTGGGAATCAGCCGCACCACCTTATGGCGCTATTTAAACCGTAAGGGGAACGAACAGGAGGCCACGCGATGATGATCATGTAGCTGCCCGGTTCTGGAACGAAAAAGGCGACCTGGGCAGAGATGGAATAGAAAATAAAATCAAACTCTCAGGCCCAAGCTTATCCGCCTGTATGAGGATATCATAGGTGAGGCAGAAGAAACCTCACAACGCCACCGTTACAAGTTGATAGGAAAACACTACTTCTGTTCTCCTTTTGTCATTTCTGCGGATCATGGCCGTTCCATACACAACACACATGAAAAGGACGAACCCGCCGGACCCGGCGGGTTCGTCCTGCATCGATGCTATTGTTTTACTGTACGAAATATCCAGTTAGGCTAAAGAAACGGTTTCGCGGGTCCGGATCCGTGCGTCCATGATATCCCGGAGCTCGCCGCCGGTAGTGATGAAGATATTGCGGGCGATGATGTCTGCCATGACGGCGGTCACACCGGCCAGAGTCAGGTTTTCCAGGGGATCGGCCAGACTGATGGTCACTTCCCGGCCATTGGCGGCCCGGAAGACCATTTCAAGGGTTCTGTTCATGAGGCATTCCTCCTTTTCTTCATAATGGGATGGGGATGGATGGTTTCAGGGATTACTCATTCACTAAGTTGGCTTCGTCCACGCGGCTGATGGAGACGACGGCGTGCTGCTGCAGCGCGGCCATGGCCTGGGCCACGGCGTAAACATCCTCGTCTAAGGCGGCGGCTTTTACGTTTTGCAGGCTGCGGACGCGGTACACCGGGGCGCCGGCGGTGCTGACGCCGGTCTGGACTTTGATCCCCGCCCGGCTGGATTGGGGAACCTTGGATACTGCCATAATGGATTCCTCCTGTGTCTTTGTTTTTTGCGCATCTCTCCGGCAAGTCGCGCGCCTCGCTTTTTTAGTGCGCTCATCCCCTTACATTCCATTGCGCTTCATTTTTAAACCTGCCAAATTTCAAAATTATTCATCGCATAAAAAATAGCCAGCTGCAGCTGCAACCAGCTATCTTCCTTAAAGCGGATAGTCGTCCGTCAAAAATCAGTTCCGTCTTTGTGCGGTTCTCCAAACACGATTTTCATATAATCCCGTCTGCCATAGAGAATGCGCACAATATCAGAAGCGGGGGTGTCGCGGGGACGGGGTTGCCGACAACTTTAGTCCTATTATTTGCTTCTAAAATGATGCGTTGTCACGCCCTCGTCCCTTTGCTACCCCTTCAGGTATATTCCACTCTCTACGGTCCTTGCTTTTGCAGATGATGATACCGATGGACGGATTCTCCTGTCCGTCCGCATCCTGCGAGAAACACATAAAATAAGGTATGGCAAGGGCATTAAACCTTTGTCATACCTTATTTTTACTGGCGATGGAGATGGTGGAATCCGAACCTGTGAGCCCCTCTGTCAGCCAAACAATTCCCCTGCTACTCTTGCCGCAACGGTGCGCGGCACAATGGTCGGAAGTCCGGTCTGTCTGACAATCTCCTGTTTCATTACACAGGTGTAACCGATACAATCCATGACAATAGTCTGCACCTTTCGCTCCCTGAGGATCAGAGCGGCTTTGAGCACATCGGCCGGATCGCCGTAGGGGGAGGCGGGCTCAACAAGGACCTTTTTTATCCCGTACTCTTTCCAGCGCCGTGCCGCCTGCGGCACCTGGCTGATGTCGGGTGTAAGGACGCCGATGCTCCGGTCGGCCATGGTCCCGGCGACAAAGTGCTGCAGCAGCCGCTGGGGATATAGGATGGGCTTTTCGCACTGAAAGCCCGGGAATTCCCCGGTGCACAACATGAGGATTCCTTCCGCGCTGTTGCGGACTAAATCGTCAATATGATTCTGAATACGCTGTAAAATATGCTTCTCGGCAATTCGCACCGAACTGCCGTCACGCAGTTTGGTTACTAAGATATAGTCACCCGGCTGCGGCGCAAGGGCGGCAATCTCCTCTGCGCTCATTCCATCCAGCGCGCCCCGCTGCTCCAGTTCTACATCCCCAAGCAAGCCAATCATTTCCGGCACCACGTCGGTGCGGGGCGACTGGCCAATGGTAATGGCTCCTATCTTAAACGCCATGTCAGACTCTCTCCTTTCTCCATTCGCCAGGCGCAGCTTTGATGAACGCCGCAGGCGGGACTGCCTGCCCGGCATTCTTCCAGACTGACGGGGCAGCCCGCATGCGCTGCGCCTTTCACTTCCAATACGGCCTTTACTGCCTGGGTCACCGGCTCCGGCTGACCCTCAATGACCAGTGTCGTCGCCCCTTCGGCGCCAGCGATGCCGCCGGCGCCAATCGCCGTACATTTGACCTCCGTCAGCAGTTCAAGGGCCTTTTGTTCCGTAATCACTGCACCGGCTAGTGGCGCAAGTCCGGCGGACATACCCATGGACCAGTCAGATGAGTAGATACCGGCGGCAGCAATCGCATCCGCAATCGAACCGGGTATCAGCTTTTCCAGGCCACAAGCGATGATGACCCGGCAGCCTTGCGCCATCAGGCCAGCCAGACCCTGCCCCGGGGTTCCGCCCAGGGGACGCCCCAGCAGTATAGCCGTACGGCCATGACTGTCCAGGGCATTGGCGCCGATAATGGCGACATCGTCCCGCCGCAAAGACTCCACCGTTTGTCCAAAGCAGCCGTCGATATTTTTAACGGACCCTTTCTCAATCAGAATGCTGTGGGGCAATACAGAGTCCCCTTTTGACGC
This genomic window contains:
- a CDS encoding iron-containing alcohol dehydrogenase; the protein is MQTVYNLKMPHAVYGGENSIDNITAILKNNQIKRVAMFTDKGIHASGLFDLPEAAVKAAGADYYVLDEIPPEPSYTAVQNIVDRFKESGADMIIACGGGSVLDAAKLASVLVTGEYGVRELLAEPGLAKKCVPTILIPTTAGTGAEVTPNAIVAVPEKELKVGIVNENMIANYVILDARMIKNLPRQIAAATGVDALAHAIECYTSKKANPFSDTFAMEALDLILNNIIPACDDPEAMEAKSKMQIAAFYAGIAITASGTTAVHALSYPLGGKYHIAHGVSNAILLAPVMRFNAPVCQDRFAKAYDRCCHDTENICQTTNEKAEWMIEQLERIVRHLEIPTSLKEFGVPPEDLDGLVEAGMQVQRLLVNNMRLVTAEDARKLYLEIL
- a CDS encoding sialidase family protein, with product MQYAKLPGLTWDGTIYHNSDMGTLEALLPTGGYPTAHAPAMLELPNGDLLCCWFAGTYEGSADIHIICSILPKNSPAWLPTVDISGDSTRSEQNPSLFYGPDHAVWAMYTAQLDRQEGKDNMQYTAMVRCQKSTDGGKTWGPYETVFPEEGTFCRQPIQILSNGRWIFGNWLCTDSKDGLSDDPSVFRISDDEGKTWRMVMMPKSNGHVHPNVVELENGHLVAFMRNREAHRIHRSESFDWGETWSKPAPTPLPNNNSSISALRLQSGRIAIAYNPTCTPNPQSGKAAWPGLRCPVAVALSEDGGLTFPIVRWMERGEGFIGDENKTNNRQYEYPYLMQSVDGALHLAYASHTRAGVKYVRFTEQDVLGEKRERVGLYNPTAAQSR
- a CDS encoding four-carbon acid sugar kinase family protein, giving the protein MILLLMIADDFTGALDTGAQFAAHGVRTRVVVGPDVDFAAAQAEVLVVDTETRHLPARQAYDIVAQLTVQAEQAGVPYIYKKTDSALRGNIGAELTALLRASGRWQLPFLPAFPQMGRVTVGGIHLVDGVPVTESPFGADPFEPVRHSVVTELITEQSCVPAHSFPALTSGDPVPEAEGILVFDADSPADLLSTGRQLVNNGGLHIMAGCAGFGTVLPELLGIAADAPRQPPELHPRLLVVCGSVNPITMSQLRVAEKAGFTRIHLTPEQKLEADHWQSPRGQWEFQDIHRRLGENSLCIIDANDVGDNALTESYASARGIQAEGVRLGVVRSIGYLVSALFTSFALGTLLITGGDTLLQCMECVGVKELEPVCELEKGVVLSRFIYKDCSRYVISKSGGFGQETLLIDLARKISGTTKQEPPNF
- a CDS encoding sigma-54-dependent transcriptional regulator, whose amino-acid sequence is MERVAEAYSNIQLDAYTGDLEEGVAIVRSAPPNTYDCIISRGCTAELIRTVTDIPVVEIQLSVYDVLRAIKLAENYSNLYAIVGFPSITKPAHTLCDLLRYKLDILTVRSADEVAHTLERLKQRGYRMVVCDMVTHTIARQMELDAFLIISGVESLHAAIDQALMLSARFRRLRQENLFLRSITQEENGRIVVLDRDGELFHFTPTEPPAELAATLQSKIREIPANGTLKFYRSDRGLLYTVTAQILTMDLAHYYLFYCLPSRIPLYSHRSGLRFLNKSECEHLFMNSFYNISGAMGELDATIPAVAATRQPVMIIGETGTGKEQIARFLYLRSPLSTKPFVVVNCVLMSDKGWDFLLNHYNSPLNGTGNTVYFQNFEVFPENRRLELLSVILETGLANRVRLLFSCACKAGDPGPEVLRMFSTRLGCLTLNLPPLRSRSDEIPSLASLYLASLNLEIGKQIAGFEPHAIEQLRQYEWPNNYTQFKHVLQTLATLTTSTYIRSSVVAELLAKERALVRNAAPIPAVLDTQRTLEQITSDIIFQIVAAHGGNRAAAARQLGISRTTLWRYLNRKGNEQEATR
- a CDS encoding DUF2922 domain-containing protein — protein: MNRTLEMVFRAANGREVTISLADPLENLTLAGVTAVMADIIARNIFITTGGELRDIMDARIRTRETVSLA
- a CDS encoding DUF1659 domain-containing protein, with the protein product MAVSKVPQSSRAGIKVQTGVSTAGAPVYRVRSLQNVKAAALDEDVYAVAQAMAALQQHAVVSISRVDEANLVNE
- a CDS encoding AroM family protein produces the protein MAFKIGAITIGQSPRTDVVPEMIGLLGDVELEQRGALDGMSAEEIAALAPQPGDYILVTKLRDGSSVRIAEKHILQRIQNHIDDLVRNSAEGILMLCTGEFPGFQCEKPILYPQRLLQHFVAGTMADRSIGVLTPDISQVPQAARRWKEYGIKKVLVEPASPYGDPADVLKAALILRERKVQTIVMDCIGYTCVMKQEIVRQTGLPTIVPRTVAARVAGELFG